One Nocardioidaceae bacterium SCSIO 66511 genomic window carries:
- a CDS encoding ABC transporter permease: protein MSDAATADPNELAPRVRSAPAAWTMWLIRRIGLAVLTLWLTSVLVFVATTSLGDPVKAILGKSAATSPERAEQIRQQLHLDDNIVERYVQWLGDLLTGDLGTSVANQQPVSELLGDRVINSGVLVLIAAVVMIPIAFGIALICANARGRRTDQVIQIVLLGLAGLPEFVIGIILVAVFSTTLLHVLPAVTISAGGEGPWQNPASMILPVATLVLAVAPYIIRIVRSTLLEVLDSDYVELARLKGIPEKVVLRKHALLNAIVPGIQVIALQLAWLAGGIVIVEYLFSYPGIGASLVDSVRNSDIPMVQALSMIIAAVYVVVNLVADVLSILFTPRARTAISS from the coding sequence ATGAGCGACGCCGCGACCGCAGACCCGAACGAGCTCGCCCCTCGCGTACGCTCCGCTCCGGCCGCGTGGACGATGTGGCTGATCCGGCGGATCGGCCTTGCCGTGCTGACGCTGTGGCTCACGTCGGTGCTCGTCTTCGTCGCGACGACCTCATTGGGCGATCCGGTGAAGGCGATCCTCGGCAAGAGCGCGGCGACGAGCCCCGAACGCGCCGAGCAGATTCGCCAACAGCTGCACCTCGACGACAACATCGTCGAGCGGTACGTCCAGTGGCTGGGCGATCTACTCACGGGTGACCTCGGCACCTCCGTCGCCAACCAGCAGCCCGTGTCGGAGCTACTGGGCGACCGAGTCATCAACAGCGGCGTACTCGTGTTGATCGCCGCCGTCGTGATGATCCCCATTGCATTCGGCATCGCGCTGATCTGTGCGAATGCGCGCGGTCGGCGTACCGACCAGGTGATCCAGATCGTGCTCCTCGGGCTCGCCGGCCTACCGGAGTTCGTCATCGGCATCATCCTGGTGGCCGTCTTCTCGACCACTCTGCTGCATGTCTTGCCGGCCGTCACGATAAGTGCCGGTGGAGAGGGCCCGTGGCAAAATCCCGCGTCGATGATTCTGCCGGTCGCGACGCTGGTGCTCGCGGTCGCGCCGTACATCATCCGCATCGTGCGCTCGACGCTGCTCGAGGTGCTGGACAGTGACTACGTCGAGCTCGCCCGGCTCAAGGGGATACCGGAGAAGGTCGTACTCCGCAAACACGCGCTGCTCAACGCGATCGTGCCTGGCATTCAAGTCATTGCGCTGCAGCTCGCCTGGCTGGCCGGCGGCATCGTGATCGTCGAGTACCTCTTCTCCTATCCAGGCATCGGTGCGAGCCTCGTCGACTCGGTACGCAACAGCGATATCCCAATGGTGCAAGCGCTGTCGATGATCATCGCGGCTGTCTACGTTGTGGTGAATCTCGTCGCCGACGTGCTGTCGATCCTGTTCACTCCGCGAGCGAGGACGGCGATCTCGTCATGA
- a CDS encoding ABC transporter permease — translation MSVFTAASIKRVTGQHRLVVGLVITLVVIVLAIVGPWIAPHGENAIVGDPFSDEKGWLGTDYLGQDVWSRVLAGGRSILLISFLATLLGMVLGILIGVVAAYAGGWIDEGLMRLNDVALAFPQILLALLVLAAVEQPKWWMIVILVGVSHAPRVARVARGVALGLVSRDFVASAEAMGESRIRVILAEVLPNMNAPLLAEAGLRLTYSIGMVAGIGFLGFSTDPGAADWGQMINENRLALLVQPWGVLAPVIMIGIFTIGTNLMADGITQLAAKGDES, via the coding sequence ATGAGTGTCTTCACCGCCGCAAGCATCAAGCGCGTCACTGGCCAGCACCGTCTGGTCGTCGGCCTCGTCATCACCCTGGTGGTGATCGTGCTGGCGATCGTCGGCCCGTGGATCGCTCCACACGGCGAGAACGCCATCGTCGGCGACCCCTTCAGCGACGAGAAGGGTTGGCTCGGTACCGACTATCTCGGCCAGGATGTGTGGAGCCGGGTGCTCGCCGGTGGGCGCTCGATTCTGCTGATCTCCTTCCTGGCAACGCTGTTGGGCATGGTGCTCGGCATCCTGATCGGCGTCGTTGCGGCGTACGCGGGCGGCTGGATCGACGAAGGTCTGATGCGGCTCAACGACGTCGCCCTCGCCTTCCCGCAGATCCTGCTCGCGCTCCTCGTACTCGCCGCCGTCGAGCAGCCCAAATGGTGGATGATCGTCATCCTGGTGGGCGTCTCGCACGCACCAAGGGTTGCGAGAGTTGCTCGTGGCGTAGCGCTCGGACTCGTTTCACGTGACTTCGTTGCCTCGGCCGAAGCGATGGGTGAGAGTCGCATCCGGGTCATCCTGGCCGAGGTCCTGCCGAACATGAATGCCCCGCTGCTGGCCGAAGCCGGTCTGCGGCTCACGTACTCGATCGGAATGGTCGCGGGCATCGGGTTCCTGGGCTTCTCCACTGATCCCGGCGCCGCCGACTGGGGCCAGATGATCAACGAGAACAGGCTCGCTCTGCTCGTTCAGCCGTGGGGTGTCCTCGCACCGGTCATCATGATCGGCATCTTCACCATCGGTACGAACCTGATGGCCGACGGCATCACCCAGCTTGCCGCGAAGGGGGACGAGTCGTGA
- a CDS encoding ABC transporter ATP-binding protein, with product MTTKTTQDTATAASACTVSGLRVELSGSGIDVVEDIDLVLAPGEVVGLVGESGSGKTTVGTALLGYAREGAAIDAGSVLLGDNDVLAMSWKDVRQLRGEEIAYVPQDPASALNPSIRIGRQIVELLELRNVGSADERMERARDGLAEVGLPNDDEFLQRFPHQLSGGQVQRVALAMAFLPRPKVLVLDEPTTGLDVTTQGMVLDTMNQLCRSHQVAALYVTHDLAVIGNIADRVAVMYAGQIVELGSRRDIFDHPSHPYTRALLDAIPHLSRARALGGIPGRTPGPGRRPEGCRFHDRCPSAVDACATTEPAPVAIAPGHAARCIRTTEIGSWDINLGTVPDSDPLAERDLMLSVDGLDVFYGRKHVVFDVSFDLARSECVALVGESGSGKTTISRCVGGLHKNWSGSIRFDEHDLAKGARARPAADRKRVQYIFQNPYLSLNPRLTIEQIVRRPMELFGLAKGRKARDRVVELLDAVALGPTVLKLQTNRLSGGERQRVAIARALAAEPDVLVCDEITSALDVSVQGSIVSLLEDLRKQRGISMLFVTHNLALVRSIAARIQILNAGRVVESGSVVEVMDDPQEEYTRNLLANSPRID from the coding sequence GTGACCACCAAGACGACCCAGGACACCGCCACTGCGGCCAGCGCCTGCACGGTCAGCGGCCTGCGCGTCGAACTGTCCGGCAGCGGGATCGACGTTGTCGAAGACATCGACCTCGTACTCGCTCCCGGCGAGGTCGTCGGCCTCGTAGGCGAGTCCGGCTCGGGCAAGACGACGGTAGGCACTGCGCTACTCGGGTACGCCCGCGAGGGCGCGGCCATCGACGCTGGCAGCGTCCTGCTCGGCGACAACGATGTGCTCGCCATGTCGTGGAAGGACGTACGCCAGCTGCGCGGCGAGGAGATCGCGTACGTGCCGCAGGATCCCGCTTCCGCGCTGAACCCGAGTATCCGGATCGGCCGACAGATCGTCGAGCTGCTCGAGCTGCGCAACGTCGGCAGCGCGGACGAGCGGATGGAGCGTGCGCGCGACGGCCTCGCTGAGGTCGGGTTGCCGAACGACGACGAGTTCCTGCAGCGGTTCCCGCATCAGCTCTCCGGCGGGCAGGTGCAGCGCGTCGCGTTGGCGATGGCATTCCTGCCGCGTCCGAAGGTGCTCGTACTCGATGAGCCGACGACCGGGCTCGACGTCACCACTCAGGGCATGGTGCTCGACACCATGAACCAGCTGTGCCGCAGTCACCAGGTCGCCGCACTGTATGTCACTCACGATCTCGCCGTCATCGGCAACATCGCCGACCGGGTCGCGGTCATGTACGCGGGCCAGATCGTGGAGCTCGGCTCTCGACGCGACATCTTCGACCACCCGTCGCATCCGTACACGCGGGCACTGCTCGACGCCATCCCGCACCTGTCCCGGGCGCGGGCACTCGGCGGGATTCCAGGTCGTACGCCGGGGCCCGGCCGCCGGCCCGAGGGATGCCGATTCCACGACCGATGCCCGAGCGCGGTCGACGCATGCGCGACGACCGAGCCCGCCCCCGTCGCGATCGCGCCGGGACACGCGGCACGATGCATCCGTACGACCGAGATCGGCAGCTGGGACATCAACCTCGGTACCGTTCCCGACTCGGACCCGCTCGCCGAGCGCGATCTCATGCTGTCCGTCGACGGTCTCGACGTCTTCTACGGGCGCAAGCATGTCGTCTTCGACGTGTCGTTCGACCTGGCCCGCTCCGAGTGCGTGGCCCTCGTCGGCGAGTCAGGCAGCGGCAAGACCACGATCTCGCGCTGTGTCGGCGGGCTCCACAAGAACTGGTCCGGGTCGATCCGATTCGATGAACACGACCTGGCGAAGGGGGCAAGGGCCAGGCCTGCGGCCGACCGCAAGCGGGTCCAGTACATCTTCCAGAACCCATACCTGTCGCTGAATCCGCGCCTGACGATCGAGCAGATCGTACGCCGGCCGATGGAGCTGTTCGGTCTCGCGAAAGGACGCAAGGCACGTGACCGCGTCGTGGAGTTGCTCGATGCGGTGGCACTCGGGCCGACAGTCCTGAAGCTGCAGACCAACCGACTCTCGGGTGGTGAGCGCCAACGTGTGGCGATCGCGCGCGCTCTCGCTGCGGAGCCCGACGTGCTCGTATGCGACGAGATCACGTCCGCTCTCGACGTGTCGGTTCAGGGCTCGATCGTCTCGCTGCTCGAGGATCTTCGCAAACAGCGCGGGATCAGCATGCTGTTCGTGACGCATAACCTCGCGCTCGTGAGGTCGATCGCGGCACGTATCCAGATCCTCAACGCAGGCAGGGTTGTGGAGTCCGGATCCGTTGTCGAGGTCATGGACGACCCGCAGGAGGAGTACACCCGCAACCTGCTCGCGAACAGTCCGCGGATCGACTGA
- a CDS encoding beta-lactamase family protein, with protein sequence MKSRTNGSQLSELRLVDPHLSSAEGYEKLAARSARPLPTDLISFDTVVAGGGRMRTLHEWIADTYGTSLLVVDRGTLVYEWYADELGPDTLFLGASMTKSALAHLVGRAVTNGVLGLDDLAASYVPELEHTGYQDVTVRSLLTMTSGVDWVEDHRDSGTLASRLVGCFGDPPGDSRALLRLINARTRPGTQYEYCTADSQVLDWVRERATDLTYVEDLARLWDTLGCERDAVVGIDALRVPLAGGGLAACARDWARIGMLAVDGTSGGAGVLDEEWIDAAVRPPFRFLEPGRLPSGISTHVGFAYHWWPLDLHGRRIAADGSRGQFTYVDRAADVVIVKTSQWPYDDWLADRQFRDLSYLGLAAIGDAVVGSRT encoded by the coding sequence ATGAAGTCCCGCACCAACGGGTCGCAGCTCTCAGAGCTACGGCTGGTCGATCCGCACCTCTCCTCCGCCGAGGGGTACGAAAAGCTGGCCGCGCGCTCGGCGAGACCGCTGCCGACGGACCTCATCTCGTTCGACACGGTCGTCGCCGGTGGGGGCCGCATGCGCACGCTGCACGAGTGGATCGCCGATACGTACGGCACATCGCTGCTCGTGGTCGACCGCGGAACACTGGTGTACGAGTGGTACGCGGACGAGCTGGGCCCAGACACCCTCTTCCTCGGTGCGTCGATGACGAAGTCGGCCCTCGCACACCTCGTCGGACGTGCTGTGACGAATGGAGTGTTGGGTCTCGACGACCTCGCGGCGTCTTACGTACCCGAACTCGAGCACACCGGGTACCAAGACGTAACCGTGCGATCGCTGCTGACGATGACGTCCGGAGTCGATTGGGTCGAGGATCATCGTGACTCGGGCACGCTCGCGTCACGACTCGTCGGATGTTTCGGAGATCCCCCGGGCGACTCGCGGGCGCTACTTCGGCTCATCAATGCGCGTACGCGCCCCGGCACGCAGTACGAATACTGCACCGCCGACTCCCAGGTGCTCGACTGGGTACGCGAACGCGCGACCGACCTGACCTATGTCGAGGATCTCGCACGTCTGTGGGACACGCTCGGATGCGAGCGCGACGCTGTCGTCGGAATCGACGCGCTGCGGGTACCGCTCGCGGGGGGCGGGCTTGCCGCGTGTGCTCGCGACTGGGCACGTATCGGGATGCTTGCGGTCGACGGAACCTCCGGAGGCGCTGGAGTCCTCGACGAGGAGTGGATTGACGCGGCGGTACGGCCGCCCTTTCGGTTCCTCGAACCCGGGCGTCTCCCAAGCGGCATCAGTACCCACGTCGGCTTTGCGTACCACTGGTGGCCGCTGGACCTCCACGGTCGGCGCATTGCCGCCGACGGCAGCCGCGGACAGTTCACCTACGTGGACCGCGCCGCCGACGTCGTGATCGTGAAGACATCGCAGTGGCCGTACGACGACTGGCTCGCCGATCGGCAGTTCCGCGATCTGAGCTATCTCGGCCTCGCCGCGATCGGCGATGCGGTCGTGGGCTCACGCACATAG
- a CDS encoding 3-keto-5-aminohexanoate cleavage protein, translated as MNRNVIITCALTGAGDTVGRSEHVPVTPEQIAESGIAAARAGAAIVHVHVRDPQSGQGSRDVALYREAVERIRDSGVDVVINTTAGMGGDLMVDPEQPTNFVEGTDLVNGVERLAHVEELLPDICTLDCGSLNFGEGSLVYVSTPDILRAGAKKIQELGVRVEMEIFDTGHLWFARRLVEEGLIDSPAMFQLCMDIPYGAPADPSLLATMVNQLPEGAVWASFALGRMQMPWVAQSVLLGGHVRVGLEDNLYLSKGVKATNAQLVERARTIVESMGAAVATPDEAREILNLKPRA; from the coding sequence GTGAATCGCAACGTCATCATTACGTGCGCCCTCACCGGCGCTGGAGACACAGTCGGCAGGTCGGAGCACGTTCCGGTGACCCCGGAGCAGATTGCGGAGTCGGGGATCGCTGCTGCGCGAGCGGGGGCAGCGATCGTGCATGTTCACGTACGTGATCCGCAATCAGGACAGGGATCTCGTGACGTTGCGCTTTACCGGGAAGCGGTGGAGCGCATCCGCGACAGCGGAGTCGACGTCGTCATCAACACGACAGCGGGTATGGGCGGCGATCTGATGGTCGACCCGGAGCAGCCGACGAACTTTGTCGAGGGCACGGACCTCGTGAACGGCGTCGAGCGTCTCGCGCACGTCGAGGAGTTGCTGCCGGACATCTGCACCCTCGACTGCGGCAGTCTGAACTTCGGCGAAGGCAGCCTCGTGTACGTCAGCACACCCGACATCCTCCGGGCGGGTGCGAAGAAGATCCAGGAGCTGGGCGTGCGCGTGGAGATGGAGATCTTCGACACCGGTCACCTGTGGTTCGCCCGCAGACTGGTCGAGGAAGGTTTGATCGACTCCCCTGCGATGTTCCAACTCTGCATGGACATTCCGTACGGTGCGCCGGCCGATCCGAGCCTGCTCGCGACGATGGTCAACCAGCTTCCGGAGGGAGCAGTATGGGCATCGTTCGCGCTCGGCCGGATGCAGATGCCCTGGGTCGCACAGTCGGTGTTGCTCGGAGGGCACGTACGCGTGGGTCTCGAGGACAACCTCTATCTGAGCAAGGGCGTCAAGGCGACGAACGCTCAGTTGGTCGAGCGAGCGCGCACCATTGTCGAGTCGATGGGCGCAGCTGTTGCGACGCCGGACGAGGCGCGCGAAATCCTCAACCTGAAGCCGAGGGCCTGA
- a CDS encoding 3-hydroxyacyl-CoA dehydrogenase NAD-binding domain-containing protein, which produces MSGGQRVAPAEVRTVACVGAGVIGGGWVAYFLARGYRVVAWDPAPDAEQRLRHLVESAWPALTELGLAAGASIENLTYESDLATAVSQADVVQESAPEQLNLKRKLLADIDAVAPPEVVIASSTSGFPMTDMQTACAYPQRTVVAHPFNPPYLIPLVEVVGGEETDPDVVAWTSDFLRHAGKSVITMDREVPGFIANRLQEALWREALHMVAAGEATVEQIDQSITDGPGLRWPVQGPCLTFHLAGGQGGMAHMLDHFGPSLEAPWTRLESTELTPALRDAMVDGCEREADGRSIDDLVGERDRGVIAMLRALGRA; this is translated from the coding sequence ATGAGCGGGGGACAACGAGTCGCACCAGCAGAGGTACGTACTGTCGCCTGCGTGGGCGCCGGAGTCATCGGCGGAGGCTGGGTCGCGTACTTTCTCGCTCGCGGTTACCGAGTTGTTGCATGGGATCCGGCGCCAGATGCCGAGCAGCGACTACGTCATCTGGTGGAGAGTGCCTGGCCGGCGCTCACCGAGCTGGGACTGGCGGCGGGCGCAAGCATCGAGAACCTCACGTACGAAAGCGATCTGGCGACAGCTGTCTCGCAGGCTGACGTCGTACAGGAGAGCGCGCCAGAGCAGCTCAACCTCAAGCGGAAGCTGCTTGCCGACATCGATGCCGTGGCGCCGCCCGAGGTGGTGATCGCATCGTCGACTTCGGGTTTTCCGATGACCGATATGCAGACCGCGTGCGCGTACCCGCAGCGTACGGTCGTCGCGCACCCGTTCAATCCGCCGTACCTGATCCCGTTGGTCGAGGTCGTCGGCGGCGAGGAGACCGATCCTGACGTCGTCGCATGGACCTCGGACTTCCTCCGGCACGCAGGTAAGTCGGTGATCACGATGGACCGTGAGGTGCCGGGATTCATCGCGAATCGGTTGCAGGAGGCATTGTGGCGGGAGGCGTTGCACATGGTCGCCGCCGGAGAGGCGACCGTCGAGCAGATCGACCAGTCGATCACCGATGGACCCGGCCTTCGCTGGCCGGTCCAAGGCCCATGCCTGACCTTCCATCTCGCCGGTGGACAAGGCGGGATGGCCCATATGCTCGACCACTTCGGGCCGTCGCTCGAGGCGCCGTGGACCCGACTCGAGTCGACCGAGCTCACCCCCGCGCTACGCGACGCGATGGTCGACGGGTGTGAGCGTGAGGCCGACGGTCGCAGCATCGACGACCTCGTCGGCGAACGCGACCGAGGTGTCATCGCCATGCTCCGGGCGTTGGGGCGCGCATGA
- a CDS encoding thioesterase family protein has protein sequence MIVWRERVRPDWVDYNGHLNDGYYAVIFGHATDEVLDRVGLDAAYREANDSSLYTVEQHLRYLAEVPPDAEVEVRSTVIGGSVKLLRLWHELWFDDTLRATAEALGVHVTGRRSAPFPDEIVQRIASVRVDAPAEAGGSIRAI, from the coding sequence ATGATCGTCTGGCGCGAGCGGGTACGTCCGGACTGGGTCGACTACAACGGGCACCTGAACGACGGCTACTACGCGGTGATCTTCGGGCACGCCACCGATGAGGTGCTCGATCGAGTCGGCCTCGACGCGGCGTACCGAGAAGCCAACGACTCATCTCTGTACACCGTCGAGCAACACCTTCGCTATCTCGCGGAGGTTCCGCCGGACGCGGAGGTCGAGGTGCGGTCAACGGTGATCGGCGGGTCCGTGAAGCTGCTCCGGCTCTGGCACGAGCTCTGGTTCGACGACACGTTGCGGGCGACCGCCGAGGCTCTCGGTGTGCACGTGACCGGCCGCCGGTCGGCACCGTTCCCCGACGAGATCGTGCAGCGGATCGCGAGTGTGCGGGTCGATGCGCCCGCCGAGGCAGGTGGGAGTATCCGCGCGATCTGA
- a CDS encoding DUF2867 domain-containing protein — MVTMVTARTASSHLLPTSAHFEQPWRIHAIAPDFTVEDVWALPTPGGPDDFARLVKLNAGFDSHENPSFIVQSLFQIRWKLGAIFGWDGAGDGVGKRVRSLRDRLPEDLSNGPRGPETPNAPFSPVYLTHNEFVDEYANKTVHLLSHHSWVVMPDGSYRGQMAILVKPNGWLGKLYLAAIKPFRAWLVYPAFMRQMAKDWQRLQDEQP; from the coding sequence ATGGTCACCATGGTCACCGCTCGAACTGCCTCCAGCCACCTCCTTCCGACGTCTGCCCATTTCGAGCAGCCCTGGCGCATTCACGCCATTGCCCCCGACTTCACCGTCGAGGATGTGTGGGCACTCCCGACCCCCGGCGGCCCCGACGACTTCGCGAGGCTGGTGAAGTTGAACGCCGGATTCGACTCCCACGAGAATCCGTCCTTCATCGTGCAGTCGCTGTTTCAGATCCGCTGGAAGCTCGGGGCGATCTTCGGTTGGGACGGTGCAGGCGACGGGGTCGGAAAACGCGTACGGTCGTTGCGGGATCGACTTCCCGAGGACCTGTCGAACGGCCCACGCGGTCCTGAGACCCCGAATGCACCGTTCAGCCCCGTGTATCTCACCCACAACGAGTTCGTCGACGAGTACGCCAACAAGACCGTCCACCTGCTTAGCCACCACAGCTGGGTGGTCATGCCAGACGGCAGCTACCGCGGTCAGATGGCGATCCTGGTCAAACCGAACGGCTGGCTCGGCAAGCTCTACCTGGCAGCTATCAAGCCATTCCGCGCGTGGCTGGTCTATCCCGCTTTCATGCGGCAAATGGCAAAGGACTGGCAGCGACTCCAGGACGAGCAGCCGTAA
- a CDS encoding DUF1707 domain-containing protein: MSEPSDSIEPAEPKPVPEPSPGHELRVSDADRDAVVNQLAEHATAGRLTLAEHEERMERAMEAKTRGQLDELLTDLPDVATAKPERRRKVSRWILSVMGGTDRKGRWRVAEDLQIITVMGGCEIDLRNAELDGDEVVITAFTVMGGIEIYVPDTIDLEVTGFSLMGGRGESGSHRPPRPGAPRVRIRSFNLMGGCDIYRLPDETNDLSGPKAKRQLKRERRQRRYGH, from the coding sequence GTGAGCGAACCGTCCGACTCGATCGAGCCCGCCGAGCCGAAGCCCGTCCCGGAGCCGAGCCCCGGGCATGAGCTGCGAGTCTCCGACGCCGACCGCGACGCCGTCGTCAACCAGCTGGCTGAGCACGCGACCGCAGGCCGGCTCACGCTCGCCGAGCACGAGGAGCGGATGGAGCGTGCGATGGAGGCGAAGACCCGCGGTCAGCTGGACGAGCTGCTCACGGACCTTCCCGACGTCGCCACGGCGAAGCCGGAGCGTCGCCGCAAGGTCAGCCGTTGGATTCTTTCGGTGATGGGCGGTACCGACCGTAAGGGCCGCTGGCGGGTCGCCGAGGACCTGCAGATCATCACCGTCATGGGCGGGTGCGAGATCGACCTGCGCAACGCCGAGCTCGACGGCGACGAGGTCGTGATCACCGCGTTCACGGTCATGGGCGGCATCGAGATCTACGTACCGGACACGATCGACCTCGAGGTCACCGGCTTCTCCCTGATGGGCGGTCGGGGTGAGAGCGGGTCGCACCGCCCGCCGCGTCCGGGTGCACCGCGGGTACGCATTCGCTCGTTCAACCTGATGGGCGGGTGTGACATCTACCGGCTTCCCGACGAGACGAACGACCTCTCCGGCCCTAAGGCCAAGCGGCAGCTCAAGCGCGAGCGACGCCAACGAAGGTATGGGCACTGA
- a CDS encoding crotonase/enoyl-CoA hydratase family protein, translating into MSEPQPRRVEVDVRDAVAYVRLTRPDKLNGLDLPMLEQLVAAARRLRNDRTLRAVILVGDGPAFSSGLDFASVLKKPSNVVRAFIRWPWRTTNLFQQVCWEWRTLPIPVVAVLHGHCYGGAMQLALAADFRFATPDCSLAILEARWGLIPDMTGSVTLRELIGADTAKRLVMTGEMFDGTYAGEIGLVTGVAADPLEAAEQLVAQIAERSPDSVAAAKSLINRTRSAPVRAALRAERSLQLGLLRGANSKIARAAAMKGKPAEYRPRR; encoded by the coding sequence ATGAGCGAGCCGCAGCCACGCCGAGTCGAGGTCGACGTACGTGACGCCGTTGCGTACGTACGCCTGACCCGCCCCGACAAGCTCAACGGCCTCGATCTGCCTATGCTCGAGCAGCTTGTCGCCGCCGCGAGAAGGCTCCGCAACGACCGCACGCTACGGGCCGTGATCCTGGTGGGTGACGGTCCGGCGTTCTCGTCGGGTCTCGACTTCGCGAGTGTGCTGAAGAAGCCTTCCAATGTCGTACGCGCGTTCATCCGCTGGCCGTGGCGCACGACGAACCTGTTCCAGCAGGTGTGTTGGGAGTGGCGTACGTTGCCGATCCCGGTTGTCGCGGTACTCCACGGACACTGCTACGGCGGGGCGATGCAGCTCGCGCTCGCCGCCGACTTCCGGTTCGCAACTCCCGACTGCTCACTTGCGATCCTGGAGGCTCGATGGGGGCTGATCCCGGATATGACCGGCTCTGTCACGCTGCGCGAGCTGATCGGCGCCGACACCGCGAAGCGACTGGTGATGACCGGTGAGATGTTCGACGGCACGTACGCCGGGGAGATCGGGCTCGTGACCGGCGTTGCGGCCGACCCTCTCGAAGCTGCGGAGCAGCTCGTCGCGCAGATCGCCGAACGCTCGCCCGATTCGGTTGCTGCCGCGAAGTCGCTCATCAACCGCACTCGCAGCGCTCCCGTACGCGCCGCACTGCGTGCCGAGCGATCACTTCAGCTCGGCCTGCTCCGAGGTGCCAACAGCAAGATCGCACGTGCCGCGGCGATGAAGGGCAAACCGGCGGAGTATCGGCCGCGCCGTTGA
- a CDS encoding endonuclease, producing the protein MRTKSMSTALLALGLVAGVSQVPAAAVETPQPTAQVGVADVADVPDGYYDDAEGKTGEELRSSLHTIISTDVTQLSYDEVWDALKMTDEDPANPANVILLYSGESRSEDQNGGDSDDWNREHVWAKSHGDFGTATGPGTDVHHLRPTDVTVNSTRGNLDFDEGGEEVEDAPGNFVDGDSWEPRDEVKGDVARMIMYMDVRYDGEDGFADLEVNDEVDNGSNPNIGKISMLLQWNEQDPPDEFEQNRNDVIYDEIQHNRNPFIDHPEWADAIWAG; encoded by the coding sequence ATGCGTACCAAGTCGATGTCCACCGCCCTGCTGGCGCTCGGCCTCGTTGCCGGTGTTTCGCAGGTCCCGGCCGCGGCAGTGGAGACCCCACAGCCGACGGCACAGGTTGGCGTAGCAGATGTAGCCGACGTACCCGACGGCTACTACGACGATGCAGAAGGCAAGACCGGCGAGGAGCTTCGCTCGTCCCTCCACACGATCATCTCGACCGACGTCACGCAGCTGTCCTACGACGAGGTCTGGGATGCGCTCAAGATGACCGACGAGGACCCCGCGAACCCGGCGAACGTCATCCTGCTCTACAGCGGGGAGTCTCGCAGCGAGGACCAGAACGGCGGTGACTCCGACGACTGGAACCGCGAACACGTCTGGGCCAAGTCGCACGGCGACTTCGGCACCGCCACCGGTCCGGGCACCGACGTGCACCACCTGCGCCCGACCGACGTCACCGTCAACTCGACCCGCGGCAACCTCGACTTCGACGAGGGCGGCGAAGAGGTCGAGGACGCGCCCGGCAACTTCGTCGACGGCGACTCCTGGGAGCCGCGCGATGAGGTCAAGGGCGACGTGGCTCGGATGATCATGTACATGGACGTCCGCTACGACGGCGAGGACGGGTTCGCCGATCTCGAGGTCAACGACGAGGTCGACAACGGTTCCAACCCGAACATCGGCAAGATCTCCATGTTGCTGCAGTGGAACGAGCAGGATCCGCCGGACGAGTTCGAGCAGAACCGCAACGACGTGATCTACGACGAGATCCAGCACAACCGCAACCCGTTCATCGACCACCCGGAGTGGGCGGACGCCATCTGGGCGGGCTGA